In the Bifidobacterium catenulatum PV20-2 genome, one interval contains:
- the prmC gene encoding peptide chain release factor N(5)-glutamine methyltransferase — MATVFETVRSSAAILSAAGVDTPEHDVKLLLAEAFHVDLRDVDKAMLMGDDVEHLNSALTSVSPESDIHNAPEGMCVSDSSESGVWTNAKTTGNTVAAAMERFHSMVDRRSKREPLQHITGHAPFRYLDLKVGPGVFIPRPETELVVQEGIEWTTRHGMYRAKVVDLCAGSGAIGLAFATEVPGSEVWAVEKSERTAQWTRRNLDETTKRYPAIAGNYHLEIADATQMPTLNQLDGTIDIVLTNPPYVPLFDIPVQPEVRDYDPDLALYGGSADGTLIPERIISRASKLLKPGGLMVMEHDVTQGERLAAFARTCDFVDVVVHNDYTGRPRYLTAEKQEIV, encoded by the coding sequence GTGGCTACGGTATTCGAAACGGTGCGTTCCTCCGCGGCCATATTGAGCGCGGCGGGCGTCGACACTCCGGAACATGACGTCAAACTGCTGCTCGCCGAAGCCTTCCACGTCGATTTGAGGGACGTGGACAAGGCCATGCTTATGGGAGACGATGTCGAGCATCTGAACAGTGCCTTGACGTCCGTTTCTCCAGAATCGGACATTCATAATGCACCTGAAGGCATGTGCGTGTCCGATTCATCAGAATCGGGCGTTTGGACGAATGCGAAAACCACTGGGAATACTGTCGCGGCGGCCATGGAACGGTTCCATTCCATGGTGGATCGTCGATCCAAACGTGAGCCATTGCAACACATCACCGGCCATGCGCCGTTCCGCTATCTCGATCTGAAAGTCGGACCGGGCGTGTTCATTCCGCGTCCTGAAACCGAGTTGGTGGTGCAGGAAGGCATCGAATGGACCACCCGGCATGGCATGTACCGTGCTAAAGTGGTCGATTTATGCGCCGGTAGCGGTGCGATCGGACTTGCTTTCGCCACGGAAGTGCCGGGCAGCGAAGTCTGGGCCGTCGAAAAAAGCGAACGGACCGCGCAGTGGACGCGCCGCAATCTTGACGAAACCACGAAACGGTATCCGGCGATCGCAGGTAATTATCATCTGGAAATCGCCGACGCCACGCAGATGCCGACACTGAACCAGCTTGATGGCACAATCGACATCGTGCTTACCAATCCTCCGTATGTGCCGCTTTTCGACATTCCCGTACAGCCAGAAGTACGCGATTACGATCCCGATCTGGCGCTGTACGGCGGTTCCGCGGATGGTACGCTCATTCCGGAGCGCATCATCTCACGCGCTTCGAAACTGCTCAAGCCAGGCGGGCTCATGGTAATGGAACACGATGTCACGCAGGGGGAGCGGCTTGCCGCTTTCGCACGTACTTGCGATTTCGTCGATGTCGTCGTGCACAACGATTACACCGGTCGTCCACGTTATCTGACGGCAGAAAAGCAAGAAATCGTATAA
- the prfA gene encoding peptide chain release factor 1: protein MADEQFPAAVTALEEYHNIEQQMAEPEVASDPDKMRKLGRRHAELGVIVSAYTAYKQVKDDLEAAKEMASEDPDFAEEAKRLESELPAAEEKLRTALIPRDPDDARDTIMEIKAGTGGEEAALFAGDLLRMYMRYAEKRGWAVTLQSENTTELGGVKDVQLAIRAKGTPAPEDGVWASLKYEGGVHRVQRIPVTESQGRIQTSAAGVIVFPEADEDDDEIEIDQKDLKIDIFMSSGPGGQSVNTTYSAVRMTHIPTGIVVSMQDEKSQIQNRAAALRVLKSRLLAMKHEEEAAQAADMRHSQVRSLDRSERIRTYNFPENRIVDHRTNYKAYNLDAVLDGDLQAVIDSDIQADEADRLANQK from the coding sequence TTGGCAGACGAGCAGTTCCCCGCGGCAGTTACCGCACTTGAGGAATATCACAATATCGAACAGCAGATGGCCGAGCCGGAAGTCGCGTCGGATCCGGATAAGATGCGTAAGCTGGGACGTCGTCACGCCGAGTTGGGCGTTATCGTTTCCGCATACACCGCATACAAGCAGGTGAAAGACGATCTGGAGGCAGCCAAGGAAATGGCTTCCGAAGATCCGGATTTCGCGGAAGAGGCGAAACGTTTGGAAAGCGAGCTTCCAGCGGCGGAGGAAAAGCTGCGTACCGCGTTGATTCCGCGCGATCCCGATGATGCGCGTGACACGATCATGGAAATCAAGGCGGGTACCGGCGGTGAGGAAGCGGCGCTGTTCGCGGGTGATTTGCTGCGCATGTACATGCGATATGCGGAAAAGCGCGGTTGGGCCGTCACTCTGCAAAGCGAAAACACCACCGAGCTGGGTGGCGTCAAAGACGTGCAGCTTGCCATTCGCGCCAAGGGCACTCCCGCGCCGGAAGACGGTGTATGGGCGTCCCTCAAGTATGAGGGTGGCGTGCATCGTGTGCAGCGTATTCCCGTCACCGAATCGCAGGGTCGCATCCAAACTTCCGCGGCCGGCGTCATCGTGTTCCCGGAAGCCGACGAAGACGATGATGAGATTGAAATCGATCAGAAGGATCTGAAAATCGACATCTTCATGAGCTCCGGCCCGGGCGGCCAGTCCGTGAACACCACATATTCCGCCGTTCGTATGACCCACATTCCGACCGGCATCGTGGTGAGCATGCAGGATGAGAAGAGCCAGATTCAGAATCGTGCGGCCGCACTGCGCGTATTGAAGAGCCGCCTGCTCGCCATGAAGCACGAGGAGGAAGCCGCACAGGCCGCAGACATGCGTCACTCCCAGGTGCGCTCGCTGGATCGTTCCGAACGAATCCGCACCTACAATTTCCCGGAGAACCGTATCGTCGATCATCGTACGAACTACAAGGCGTACAACCTTGACGCCGTGCTTGATGGCGATCTGCAGGCCGTCATCGATTCCGACATTCAGGCGGATGAGGCCGATCGTCTCGCCAACCAGAAGTAA
- a CDS encoding CHAP domain-containing protein has translation MMAVCAVLPFEAYADTYSDLVAAQNSHASSVQREQVLREQLKGVQSDLLEQVVELDKLTNTQIPVAQEKAAAANDAAAQAQSEADAAADRLDAARKDEQDLKEKIAQTGADYDDSHAAVASMARESLHGSNTADAMAVVTGAKSTKEFVSAMQTRDALARTEANAAAADADDLNVSMNRGERLKAIEQRIAKLKSDADTKAAAALSAASEAQDVRDSLDALRVQGENRRAELESKQDQLQSDAAKQAVQTVLLQSKIDDANRQYAQQQADAAGSANPGQSAPQPAKPGNSASSGNMTPQQPSNPVQPSQPSQPSVSTTGQGTHNGDYGNMYPAGQCTWYAYNRRAEMGIGTPSYLHNGGEWYLTAPAYGLRVDHNPQVGSAISFLPGQDGADGSYGHVAVVEAVYGDGTFLISEMNWGGPFLMHSRVLVNRGQYWFVH, from the coding sequence ATGATGGCGGTCTGCGCGGTTTTGCCGTTCGAGGCTTATGCGGATACCTATTCGGATTTGGTTGCGGCGCAGAATTCCCATGCCAGTAGTGTGCAGCGGGAGCAGGTGCTTCGTGAGCAGTTGAAAGGTGTCCAATCCGATTTGCTCGAACAGGTCGTTGAGCTCGACAAACTGACGAATACTCAGATTCCGGTAGCTCAAGAGAAGGCTGCTGCAGCTAATGATGCTGCGGCTCAGGCTCAAAGCGAAGCTGATGCCGCTGCGGACAGGCTTGATGCCGCGCGTAAGGATGAGCAGGATCTCAAAGAGAAAATAGCTCAAACTGGTGCGGATTATGACGATTCACATGCTGCCGTGGCATCAATGGCGCGTGAATCGTTGCATGGCTCGAATACCGCGGATGCGATGGCTGTTGTTACGGGTGCGAAAAGCACGAAGGAATTTGTGTCCGCCATGCAGACGCGAGACGCTTTGGCGCGAACCGAGGCGAATGCCGCCGCTGCGGATGCTGATGATCTGAATGTGTCCATGAATCGTGGCGAGCGTCTGAAGGCCATCGAACAACGCATCGCCAAACTCAAGTCTGATGCCGATACTAAAGCTGCAGCTGCGCTGTCTGCCGCGTCGGAAGCGCAGGATGTTAGAGATTCCTTGGACGCATTGCGTGTGCAAGGCGAGAATCGTCGTGCGGAATTGGAAAGCAAGCAGGATCAGCTGCAATCCGATGCGGCGAAACAGGCCGTGCAAACGGTGCTTCTTCAATCAAAAATCGATGATGCCAACAGACAGTACGCACAGCAACAGGCGGATGCGGCTGGCAGTGCCAATCCCGGTCAGTCCGCTCCGCAGCCTGCAAAACCGGGTAATTCCGCTTCTTCGGGAAATATGACTCCGCAGCAGCCTTCGAATCCAGTTCAGCCGTCTCAGCCGTCCCAGCCAAGTGTGTCCACTACTGGTCAGGGCACGCATAACGGAGATTACGGGAACATGTATCCGGCCGGCCAATGCACATGGTATGCGTACAATCGTCGTGCGGAAATGGGCATCGGCACGCCGTCTTACTTGCATAACGGAGGGGAATGGTATCTGACTGCGCCGGCATATGGTTTGAGAGTCGATCATAACCCTCAAGTCGGATCGGCGATCTCTTTCCTCCCCGGGCAAGACGGTGCCGATGGCTCATATGGTCATGTCGCCGTCGTCGAAGCAGTGTATGGAGACGGCACGTTCCTGATTTCGGAAATGAATTGGGGAGGTCCGTTTCTAATGCACTCGAGAGTGTTGGTGAATAGGGGCCAGTACTGGTTTGTGCACTGA
- the rpmE gene encoding 50S ribosomal protein L31 encodes MKQGIHPDYHAVQVTCSCGNTFVTRSTYNGDHMTVDVCSNCHPFYTGKQKILDTGGRVARFEKRYGKKAK; translated from the coding sequence ATGAAGCAGGGTATCCATCCTGATTATCACGCAGTGCAGGTTACCTGCTCTTGCGGCAACACCTTCGTCACCCGTTCCACCTACAACGGCGATCACATGACCGTCGACGTGTGCTCCAACTGCCACCCGTTCTACACCGGCAAGCAGAAGATCCTCGACACCGGTGGCCGCGTGGCACGCTTCGAGAAGCGTTACGGCAAGAAGGCCAAGTGA
- a CDS encoding xylulokinase: protein MTRTLVAGVDTSTQSCKVRVTNAETGEMVRFGQAKHLNGTSIDPKFWWDAFLEAAQQAGGLDDVEALAVGGQQHGMVILDQQGNVIRDAMLWNDVSSAPQAAALIEKMGEAPAEEGEPEDVIARGKQRWVKAVGSSPVASFTLTKVAWVAENEPENAKKIAAICLPHDWLSWRIAGYGPVAEGEDAHLEALFTDRSDASGTIYYDAASNEYRRDLIAMVLEPAEGTEAAREHVNAIMLPTVLGPHDSAAVKASPEIAGKNVEGGCIIAPGGGDNAMASFGLGMSVGDVSVSLGTSGVAAAISENPTYDLTGAVSGFADCTGHYLPLACTINGSRILDAGRAALGVDYEELAQLAFASEPGAGGITLVPYFDGERTPNRPDATATLSGMTLANTTRENMARAFVEGLLCSQRDCLELIRSLGAEISRILLIGGGAKSKAIRTLAPSAFGMDVTRPTTDEYVAIGAARQAAWVLSGETEPPAWQLTIDGVETGEPTEAVYEAYVKARG, encoded by the coding sequence ATGACTCGAACTCTCGTGGCCGGCGTCGACACCTCGACCCAGTCCTGCAAAGTGCGCGTGACCAACGCCGAAACCGGTGAAATGGTGCGTTTTGGCCAGGCCAAACACCTCAATGGCACGTCTATCGACCCGAAATTCTGGTGGGACGCGTTCCTTGAGGCAGCCCAGCAGGCCGGCGGACTTGACGATGTTGAGGCACTGGCCGTTGGCGGTCAGCAGCACGGCATGGTGATTCTCGACCAGCAAGGCAACGTGATTCGCGACGCCATGCTATGGAACGACGTAAGCTCGGCGCCACAAGCCGCGGCCCTCATCGAAAAGATGGGCGAGGCTCCCGCCGAAGAAGGCGAACCGGAAGATGTGATTGCACGTGGTAAGCAGCGTTGGGTCAAGGCCGTTGGTTCCTCCCCCGTTGCTTCCTTCACGCTGACCAAGGTGGCGTGGGTGGCTGAAAACGAACCGGAAAACGCTAAGAAAATTGCCGCGATCTGCCTGCCGCACGATTGGCTGAGCTGGCGTATCGCCGGCTACGGCCCGGTCGCGGAAGGAGAGGACGCACACTTGGAAGCGCTGTTCACCGACCGTTCCGACGCTTCCGGCACCATCTATTACGATGCCGCTTCCAACGAATACCGCCGCGATCTGATCGCCATGGTGCTTGAGCCAGCGGAAGGTACCGAAGCGGCACGCGAGCACGTCAACGCAATCATGCTGCCGACCGTGCTCGGACCGCACGATTCCGCCGCAGTCAAGGCAAGCCCGGAAATCGCCGGCAAGAACGTTGAGGGCGGTTGCATCATCGCACCGGGCGGAGGCGACAACGCCATGGCGTCCTTCGGACTTGGCATGAGCGTGGGCGACGTTTCCGTTTCATTGGGCACTTCCGGCGTGGCCGCAGCCATTTCCGAAAATCCGACCTACGATCTGACCGGTGCAGTGTCCGGTTTCGCCGATTGCACCGGCCACTACCTGCCGCTCGCCTGCACCATCAACGGTTCGCGTATTCTCGACGCCGGTCGCGCGGCCCTCGGCGTGGACTATGAGGAACTCGCCCAGCTGGCGTTTGCTTCCGAACCGGGTGCCGGCGGCATTACGCTAGTGCCGTATTTCGACGGCGAGCGCACTCCGAACCGTCCGGACGCCACCGCAACCCTTTCCGGCATGACGCTGGCCAACACCACACGCGAGAACATGGCCCGCGCGTTCGTCGAGGGCTTGCTGTGCTCCCAGCGCGACTGCCTAGAGCTTATTCGTTCGCTTGGCGCTGAGATTTCCCGCATTCTACTTATCGGCGGCGGCGCAAAGTCCAAAGCAATCCGCACGCTCGCGCCGAGCGCGTTCGGCATGGACGTGACCCGCCCGACCACCGACGAGTATGTTGCCATCGGCGCCGCCCGCCAGGCCGCCTGGGTGCTGTCCGGCGAAACGGAACCGCCCGCATGGCAGCTCACCATCGACGGCGTGGAAACCGGCGAACCGACCGAAGCCGTGTACGAGGCCTACGTAAAAGCACGCGGCTAA
- the xylA gene encoding xylose isomerase, with protein sequence MGLWDIEKIPYVGREKGPQEGLAFHYYDADKVVAGKKMKDWLRFGVAWWHTFDQELVDPFGTGTAQRPWYGKYSNAEDEALAKVDYAFEFFQKLGVEYFCFHDRDIAPEGDTLRETDKNLDKVVDKIEENMKSTGIKLLWNTSSLFTNPRFVSGASTSPFADIYAYAGGQLKHSLEIAKRLGAENYVFWGGREGYENLWNTQLKREQEHMAKFFHMCHEYAQEIGLDAQFLIEPKAKEPTMHQYDFDASTAIAFLKTYDIDFMKLNLEGNHANLAGHTYQHEIRTAREAGVLGSLDANQGDKLIGWDMDEFPTDLYETSTVMWEVLAAGQIGPHGGLNFDAKPRRTSFYAEDLFRSHIAGMDAFAAGLLVAAKMHEDKFIENLQAERYSSYDSGIGATIENGTASLASLEEYALDIPQSKLIEATKSDHLESVKATINNYMIEALAEA encoded by the coding sequence ATGGGTCTGTGGGATATTGAAAAGATTCCGTATGTCGGTCGTGAAAAGGGGCCGCAGGAGGGTCTGGCTTTCCATTACTACGATGCCGACAAGGTTGTTGCCGGCAAGAAGATGAAGGACTGGCTGCGTTTCGGCGTCGCTTGGTGGCACACTTTCGATCAGGAGCTGGTCGATCCGTTCGGTACTGGCACCGCCCAGCGTCCGTGGTACGGAAAGTACTCCAATGCTGAGGATGAGGCCTTGGCCAAGGTCGACTACGCCTTCGAGTTCTTCCAGAAGCTCGGCGTCGAGTACTTCTGCTTCCATGATCGCGATATCGCTCCGGAAGGCGATACCCTGCGCGAGACCGACAAGAATCTGGACAAGGTCGTCGACAAGATCGAAGAGAACATGAAGTCCACCGGCATCAAGCTGCTGTGGAACACCTCCTCCCTGTTCACCAACCCGCGCTTCGTTTCCGGTGCTTCCACCTCCCCGTTCGCCGACATCTACGCTTACGCCGGTGGTCAGCTGAAGCACTCCCTGGAGATCGCCAAGCGCCTAGGTGCTGAGAACTACGTGTTCTGGGGCGGACGTGAAGGCTACGAGAACCTGTGGAACACGCAGCTGAAGCGCGAACAGGAGCACATGGCCAAGTTCTTCCACATGTGCCACGAGTATGCTCAGGAGATCGGCTTGGACGCTCAGTTCCTGATCGAGCCGAAGGCCAAAGAACCGACGATGCACCAGTATGACTTCGATGCATCCACCGCCATCGCCTTCCTGAAGACCTATGACATCGACTTCATGAAGCTGAACCTTGAAGGCAACCATGCCAATCTGGCAGGCCACACCTACCAGCACGAGATTCGTACCGCTCGCGAGGCCGGCGTGCTCGGCTCCCTCGACGCCAACCAGGGCGACAAGCTCATCGGCTGGGATATGGATGAGTTCCCAACTGACCTGTACGAGACCTCCACCGTGATGTGGGAAGTTCTCGCCGCAGGTCAGATTGGCCCTCACGGTGGCCTGAACTTCGATGCCAAGCCGCGCCGTACCTCCTTCTATGCCGAGGATCTGTTCCGCTCCCACATCGCAGGTATGGATGCATTCGCCGCAGGCCTTCTGGTTGCTGCCAAGATGCACGAAGACAAGTTCATCGAGAATCTGCAGGCCGAGCGTTACAGCTCCTACGATTCCGGCATCGGCGCAACCATCGAGAACGGCACCGCAAGCCTGGCTTCCCTCGAAGAGTACGCTCTGGACATCCCGCAGTCCAAGCTCATCGAGGCCACCAAGTCCGATCACCTCGAGTCCGTCAAGGCCACGATCAACAACTACATGATCGAAGCTCTGGCCGAGGCCTGA
- a CDS encoding ROK family protein, translating to MASLRSINQDDLRNHNLSVVLDSLLRATEPMSRADLAKKTGLTKAAMSVLVSLMLDNEILMEGAPSGQSLYGRPSIPLEIKSGRLCGMGLQANTDGYGVVVLDLDGSVVGEQWVDADMANADEQEIFARLDELALRQEDALARKGYVLAGTGLALPGLVTDDLRLLGARNLGWERLDLKQFNVVKRLDPVACNEANAAALAQVPGYATQREGSGQIKPTDSFIYMSTDVGIGGAVIREGRVVSGDHGFGGELGHVSVDMRGPICRCGRRGCLEVYAGRRSMVSAAGIASSDAAATRSAIDELIDRWHQRDAQTVAVVEKALEAISSVIASTINVCDVDVVMLGGLWARFEPELIRRIERMVRPQVLAYPEVEASVLVADVIDRPALMGAAEIGLRRFIDNPLRFMEQN from the coding sequence ATGGCTTCACTGCGGAGTATCAATCAAGACGATTTACGAAACCATAATCTTTCCGTGGTGCTCGATTCGCTGTTGCGTGCCACCGAGCCGATGAGTCGCGCTGATCTCGCCAAGAAAACCGGCTTGACCAAAGCCGCCATGTCGGTGCTGGTGTCGTTGATGCTCGACAATGAGATTCTGATGGAGGGCGCGCCATCCGGCCAGTCGCTGTATGGGCGACCTAGCATTCCGCTTGAAATCAAGTCTGGTCGCCTGTGCGGCATGGGATTACAGGCCAACACCGACGGCTACGGCGTGGTGGTGCTCGATCTCGACGGTTCCGTTGTGGGGGAGCAATGGGTTGACGCCGACATGGCCAATGCCGATGAACAGGAGATTTTCGCCCGTCTCGACGAACTGGCTTTGCGGCAGGAAGATGCTCTTGCGAGGAAGGGTTATGTGCTTGCCGGTACCGGTTTGGCATTGCCGGGTCTCGTCACCGATGATTTGCGATTGCTGGGCGCACGCAATCTCGGTTGGGAACGTTTGGATCTCAAACAGTTCAATGTGGTCAAACGACTTGATCCTGTTGCCTGCAATGAGGCCAATGCCGCTGCATTGGCGCAGGTTCCTGGATATGCCACGCAGCGTGAAGGTTCGGGGCAGATCAAGCCGACAGATTCGTTCATCTACATGTCGACCGATGTGGGCATCGGCGGTGCGGTGATCCGTGAGGGACGTGTGGTGAGCGGCGATCACGGTTTTGGCGGCGAATTGGGACATGTTTCCGTCGACATGCGTGGTCCCATCTGCCGTTGCGGCCGTCGCGGCTGCCTTGAAGTGTATGCGGGCAGGCGTTCCATGGTGAGTGCGGCCGGAATCGCCAGCAGCGATGCCGCCGCGACCCGCAGTGCCATCGACGAACTGATCGACCGTTGGCACCAGCGCGACGCGCAAACCGTGGCCGTTGTTGAAAAAGCGTTGGAAGCCATATCTTCCGTAATCGCATCAACCATCAATGTCTGCGACGTTGACGTGGTGATGCTCGGCGGTTTATGGGCGCGTTTCGAGCCTGAACTAATCCGCAGAATCGAACGCATGGTACGCCCGCAAGTGCTGGCATATCCGGAAGTCGAGGCGAGCGTGCTCGTGGCCGATGTCATCGACCGTCCAGCCTTGATGGGTGCGGCCGAGATCGGCTTGCGACGCTTCATCGACAACCCGTTGCGTTTCATGGAGCAAAACTAG